The Nitrospira sp. genome segment AGACCGACCATTGTGCCGCATGTGGAAAGACGCATTTTGTAGGTGAACCTCAGTTTTCTCCGGTTGCAGGAGGGCTTGTGTGTTTGTCATGCGCAGCACACCAGCGCGTTCGTTGTGTGGCGTTCTCCCGCGGCAGCCTCTCATTTCTTCAACAGGCTATTCGTCTGGATTCTGCTCTCGTGACACGGTTGCGAGCCAGTGGACAAGTGCGGGGAGAAGTGGAGGCGGCGATCGAAGGGTATGTGACGGTTGTGGCCGGTAAACGGCTTCCATCGGCGAACTTTTTGTCGGTTGCGGTGTCGTAGAAAACTCAATCAGAGGAGAGGGGTGGGTATGACAGCCGCTGCATTAGAGCCTCGGGACATGGAGTGGATCGAGAAGGGTGTATTGGGAATTCAATGGAGTGACGGTCATCAGGCGGTCTATCCGGTCCGCGCCCTGCGGCAACATTGCCCCTGTGCGGCTTGTGTTGACGAATGGACGGGAGAGCGTCGCCTTCAAGCCGACGATGTCCCGCTCTTGATCATGCTGCAGGACATTCAACCGGTTGGGCGCTATGCGTTTCAATTTAAATGGAGCGATGGCCATGACACGGGGATTTATTCTTACACGTTGCTGAGGACCTTGTGTCAGTGTGATGTCTGTCAACCAGTGAAACCAATCGAAGCAAAGTCCAGACGGCTTCTGTGAGGGGAGAATCCGATATGGTCAACATTGCTCGCGCTTCGATAAGCACCATGCTGAGCATGCTCGGAGGTGCAGGGGTGTTCTTGTTGGTCGGATGCAAAAGTATGCCGACCTTGGAACAGCAGGAACGACTGGTGCAGGCAGAGAATCTCGTGCTGGACCAAATCACCAGCCGGGCGGTGGTCAATGCTTGGGGGAGGCCTTCTTTTTATCATAGTGAGTTCGCCTATTTTTTTGTGATGCCTGATTTGAGTATCGTCCCTCGATCACGAGTGGCTACGGGCGAGGTCCCGAAGGGGTGGAGGGGCGGGGTTCATGCGGGCGAAGGAGTGTACTTTGCCTACCCGGACCGAGGCTGGTTGCTGGTCTTTCTTGATGAGCGCCTTGTCTACCGGGAGAAGCTCGGGGCTGATGAGTTACGGACATTGGCTAATGCCTGGGCGTATGAGGCCCGATTCAAGACTGGGATTGAAGAAGGTTCACGTCCATAAGCTACTCTTTATTGCCCTGTATGGGATCACACATGTCAAATAGTTTGCATATCGTGATGGCGGCCTCTGAGGCGGTTCCGTACGCGAAAACGGGTGGACTTGCCGATGTTGTGGGGGCTTTGTCCATGGCACTCACGAAATTGGGGCATCAGGTCACCTTGCTGTTGCCAGGTTATCGGACTCCGTTGGCCCGTAAGGACCGACGAGTCGCAATGCAGTTCTCGGTCCCTGTCGGGGGGAAGCCAGTGGATGTGTCGGTTGAAGAGGAATATGTAACGGTGTTTGGTGCCGCACAGAAGGTGAGAGTGCTGTTCGTGTGCCATGACCCATACTACGATCGCCAGGGACTCTATCAACAGGATCATCGCGACTATCCAGATAACCTTGACCGGTTTACTCTTTTCTGTCGTGCTGTCATTCAAGTGGTGCATGTCCTTGTGGACGTGCAGCGGGAGAAGATCAATATCCTGCATCTTCACGATTGGCAGACGGCATTGTGCGCTGTCTATCTAAAGGTGCTGTCGGATGAGCACAGCAGTCTGCAGTCGATCAAGACGCTGCTGACGGTGCACAATCTTGGTTATCAGGGGATATTCCCTGGTCAGGAATTCATGAAAACCGGCCTTCCTTCATCGCTGTTCTCGCTAGGAGGCCTTGAGTTTTACGGAGCTGTTAATTGTTTGAAGGGGGGCATTATCTTTTCTGACGCTGTCTCCACGGTAAGCCCTACCTATGCGAGGGAGATTCTAACCGTGGAATATGGGTGTGGCCTTGAGGGTGTATTGGCAAACCGTACTAGTGGCATCAGCGGCGTTACT includes the following:
- a CDS encoding DUF971 domain-containing protein, whose protein sequence is MTAAALEPRDMEWIEKGVLGIQWSDGHQAVYPVRALRQHCPCAACVDEWTGERRLQADDVPLLIMLQDIQPVGRYAFQFKWSDGHDTGIYSYTLLRTLCQCDVCQPVKPIEAKSRRLL
- the glgA gene encoding glycogen synthase GlgA; this encodes MGSHMSNSLHIVMAASEAVPYAKTGGLADVVGALSMALTKLGHQVTLLLPGYRTPLARKDRRVAMQFSVPVGGKPVDVSVEEEYVTVFGAAQKVRVLFVCHDPYYDRQGLYQQDHRDYPDNLDRFTLFCRAVIQVVHVLVDVQREKINILHLHDWQTALCAVYLKVLSDEHSSLQSIKTLLTVHNLGYQGIFPGQEFMKTGLPSSLFSLGGLEFYGAVNCLKGGIIFSDAVSTVSPTYAREILTVEYGCGLEGVLANRTSGISGVTNGIDEVAWDPAHDTYLPAQYHAKDLSGKSVCKQALQQEFGLPILDVPLVAVLGRLTFQKGFDLLVEILPELMALDLQLVVLGTGDSHLEQQFIAAKEKYPQRIGLSLGFNEGLAHRIEAGSDMLVMPSRYEPCGLSQLYSLRYGTVPIVRRTGGLADTVVPFRPSTVKSGSATGFHFIDPSPEALLSTVLLALHVYEEQEVWRALVTSGMSADLSWDQSAMAYIDLYRRLQD